The Fulvivirga ligni genome window below encodes:
- a CDS encoding methyl-accepting chemotaxis protein, producing the protein MRTGKRHLNYITQIIIKPPMREAMDKYTDLSLMSANNAFKTSMRMSEGIFRNSMIVVGLMMISILAGGMYLRRSINKPLSEAMEIVDRMAEGDLRIHIDRSNYNPKDAIGFLLHKMYDMHQSQKQVIEAVKNGAAYISQASIELNQSAEQLSEGVNLQASSVEQISTSMDEMTTNIMHNASNANQTEKIADSSNTQVEASNQSVQKTVEAMGDIVNKNSIIEEIARQTNLLALNAAVEAARAGEHGKGFAVVAAEIRKLAEKSQNAAKEIQEISGSSEKVARMAGQMLTTLVSEIGTTSTLVSEISVACNEQQEGAHQINTAIRQFNIVVQQNASSAEQLAANSDELNKQSKILQEAVSFFTLDEKLTYSEFDSNFGSM; encoded by the coding sequence ATGAGGACTGGAAAAAGGCATCTGAATTATATTACACAGATTATTATCAAACCTCCCATGCGTGAAGCCATGGATAAGTATACTGATCTCAGTTTAATGTCAGCCAACAATGCTTTTAAAACTAGCATGAGAATGAGCGAAGGTATATTCCGAAATTCTATGATTGTGGTAGGGCTCATGATGATATCTATTCTGGCTGGAGGAATGTATTTAAGAAGAAGTATTAACAAGCCGCTATCAGAAGCTATGGAAATAGTAGATAGAATGGCTGAAGGAGATTTGAGAATTCATATTGATCGATCTAATTACAACCCTAAAGATGCCATAGGCTTTTTATTACATAAGATGTATGATATGCATCAAAGTCAGAAGCAGGTTATTGAGGCTGTTAAGAATGGTGCGGCTTACATTAGTCAGGCCAGCATTGAGCTGAATCAGTCAGCGGAGCAGCTGTCTGAAGGGGTGAATTTACAAGCTAGCTCGGTAGAGCAGATTTCTACCTCTATGGATGAAATGACTACCAATATCATGCACAACGCCAGCAATGCCAATCAGACGGAAAAAATTGCTGACAGCTCCAATACACAGGTAGAGGCTTCTAACCAATCAGTTCAGAAAACGGTGGAAGCCATGGGAGACATTGTGAATAAGAATTCGATCATTGAGGAGATTGCCAGACAAACCAATTTATTGGCACTTAATGCGGCGGTAGAAGCGGCCAGGGCAGGGGAGCACGGTAAGGGGTTTGCTGTAGTGGCAGCGGAGATTAGAAAGTTAGCAGAGAAAAGTCAGAATGCTGCCAAGGAGATTCAGGAGATCTCGGGTAGCAGCGAGAAGGTGGCACGAATGGCCGGACAAATGCTCACCACGCTGGTAAGCGAGATCGGCACTACCAGTACATTGGTGTCTGAAATTAGTGTTGCTTGTAATGAACAGCAGGAGGGAGCGCATCAGATCAATACCGCTATTCGTCAATTTAATATTGTAGTGCAACAGAATGCTTCTAGCGCTGAGCAACTGGCTGCCAACTCTGATGAGCTAAATAAACAGTCCAAAATTTTACAAGAAGCAGTTTCATTCTTTACGCTGGATGAGAAATTGACCTACTCGGAGTTTGATTCCAATTTTGGTAGTATGTAA
- a CDS encoding SDR family oxidoreductase has translation MILITGATGHLGSAVIDSLLKQTDAAEIVALVRSEEKGQSLKDKGVNIKIGSYDDIASLEKAMQGVDKVLLISGMDEHRLEQHKNVVNAAKQADVKLIGYTSVALTDWKASENALMNSHFETEEYIKESGLNYAFFRNTLYADALPMFLGEQVFERGIFLPAGDGKVQYVSRTEMAEGIANALVSDDVDHKVYDIVNTQAYSFADVAAILSDLAGKNISYTAADTEAFISVMKDAGVPGYAIDLTVGFCTDIRNDVMDVPSNDLKELLGREPKDLKQSLKEIYSL, from the coding sequence CACTTAGGAAGTGCGGTAATAGATAGTTTGCTAAAACAAACAGACGCGGCAGAGATCGTAGCGTTGGTAAGAAGTGAAGAAAAAGGCCAATCTCTGAAAGACAAAGGGGTAAACATAAAAATTGGAAGCTATGATGATATTGCCTCTCTAGAAAAAGCGATGCAGGGCGTAGATAAGGTTCTTCTTATTTCTGGTATGGATGAGCACAGGCTGGAGCAGCATAAAAATGTTGTAAATGCAGCCAAGCAGGCCGATGTAAAGTTAATCGGTTATACCAGTGTTGCTTTAACTGATTGGAAAGCTTCCGAAAATGCCTTGATGAATAGCCACTTCGAAACGGAAGAATACATTAAGGAAAGCGGGCTAAATTATGCCTTTTTTAGAAATACCCTTTATGCAGATGCTCTACCGATGTTTTTAGGTGAGCAGGTTTTCGAAAGAGGTATTTTCTTGCCAGCAGGTGACGGTAAAGTTCAATACGTTTCAAGAACAGAAATGGCAGAGGGAATTGCCAATGCCCTGGTTTCGGATGATGTAGACCATAAAGTTTATGACATTGTGAATACTCAGGCGTACTCTTTTGCAGATGTGGCTGCCATTCTAAGTGATTTGGCTGGTAAGAACATTAGCTATACAGCTGCGGACACCGAGGCTTTCATTTCTGTGATGAAAGATGCTGGTGTACCAGGTTATGCTATTGATTTAACTGTAGGGTTCTGTACTGATATCAGAAATGATGTGATGGATGTACCTAGTAACGACCTTAAAGAATTATTAGGTAGAGAGCCGAAGGACTTAAAGCAGAGTCTTAAGGAGATTTACAGTTTGTAA
- a CDS encoding MCP four helix bundle domain-containing protein: MMKLTTNKKIVGIFALVLIISVTGAAYNSLQTQKLKGEIDKIYNDNLISIDYLIEADRDAYQSSLAISQALSPHIYNDYDHFHKALIDISGNLKQVYNRYSKFYEISAFTQEDDYKMYDITFRQEYQKLTHISDSIIIHLKNEDWKKASELYYTDYYQTSHA; the protein is encoded by the coding sequence ATGATGAAACTGACTACCAACAAGAAAATAGTAGGAATTTTTGCTCTCGTTCTGATAATATCAGTAACAGGAGCAGCATATAACTCCCTTCAAACCCAAAAGCTTAAAGGAGAGATTGATAAGATTTACAATGATAACCTTATCAGTATTGATTATCTCATTGAAGCGGATAGAGATGCCTATCAGTCTAGTTTAGCCATATCTCAGGCCCTTTCCCCACATATTTATAATGACTATGATCACTTTCATAAAGCCTTGATAGATATTAGTGGAAACCTAAAGCAGGTCTATAATAGGTATAGCAAGTTCTATGAGATTTCGGCCTTCACACAGGAAGACGATTATAAAATGTATGATATTACTTTCAGGCAAGAGTATCAGAAGCTCACACATATTAGTGATTCTATCATTATCCACTTAAAGAATGAGGACTGGAAAAAGGCATCTGAATTATATTACACAGATTATTATCAAACCTCCCATGCGTGA